GGGTGCTCGGTGTACACGACGGCCTGATCAATCCAGAGGTGCTCAACCCCGATGGTCTCACGGTCGTCGACGCTGTCCTGCAGTCCCTACTGCGTGAGGGCGCCGAGACGGTCGACCGGTTGCCGGTCGGCGACAGCATGACGTTGTGACCACGCCACCCCTCAGTCTTTGGGGATTCCGCCGCCGTCGCGGATCCGCATTGCTGCTGCCACCCGGTTGTCGACTTCCAGTTTCAGGAAGATCCGGGTGATGTTGGCTTTCACCGTCGCCAGACTCATGTAGAGCTCGTGGGCTATGTCCTGGTTCGACTTGCCCTCCGCGAGCAGGCGGGCGACGTCGCGTTCCCGGGTGGTCAGGGAGTCCAGGTTCTGCTTGGCGGCCGTATCCACCCGCTCCTGAGCGGTGGCGGCCGCGATGACCTGCCCCGCGACCTGTGGCGACAGCACCGGCTCCCCTGCGGCGGCGCGGCGGATGGCGTCCAGCATCTCGGCGGGAGAGGTGTCCTTGAGGAGGAAACCACGTGCCCCGGCCTTCAGAGCACGCAACACGTAGTCATCGGTGTTGAAGGTGGTGAGCATGATGATCGCTGGTGGATTGGGCTGGGACAGCAGCCGTCCCGCTCGCTAGCCGACCAGCGGCCGCCGATCAGCTCCATCCGCTCCGCCAATCCAACCAGTCCCAGCCGGGAGCCCGGGCCACGGGGCGTGCCAGTGAGGGGATTGGTGACCCGGATGAGCAGTCCCTCGCCGCGCGATCCCGTCACTCGCACCTCGACGGGGGCGCCGGGCGCATGCTTGCGGGCGTTGGTCAGGCTCTCCTGCACGATGTGGAAGCCGTGGCGGCCGACCTGGCTGGGCACCTCGGCCAGATCCGCCTGGACGTCGAGGCCGATGTGTTGTCCGGCCTGCCGCGCCTCCGCGACCAGTATCGGCACCTGCTCGATTCCCGGCTGGGGTGGGGCTGGGGCGGAACCGGAGTCCCGCAGGGTGCCGAGCACCAGGCGCAGTTCGTTGAGAGAGCGTTTTGCGTTGTCGTTGATGAGCTGGGCGGCCTCGCGGATCTCGGTGGGGGTCATGTTGTCGCGGTAGGCGAGCGCCCCGGAGGCCATCGCTACCAGTGAGATGCGGTGGGCCACCACGTCATGCATCTCGCGGGCGATGCGCTCGCGTTCGGCCAGCCGCACCTGCTCCAGGCGGGCCTCGTCAGCCCGCCGGGCGGCCTCCTCCCGTGCCGCCTCCGCGGCCAGGGTCTTCTGCCGCTGCTGGATTCCATGGCCGACGGCGGTTGCGGTGACGATGCCCAGCGCCAGGAACGTGGCCTGCACGATGACCGGCTGATTCCAGTTCCCCCTGAAGCCCTCCACCGCGCAAGCCAGCATCGCTGCCGTCCCGGAGAGCAGGGCCTGCGGCAGAGGACGCCACCTGGCGAGATAGGCCGTCAGGATCACCAGGGCCGGGTTCAGCTCAGGCCCCATGGTCCGCAGCACCACCGCGGCCACCAGCAGTTTTGCCAGGTGGCGGCTCTGGCGTCCTGCGATCAAGGCCAGGGACAAGACGTCGCAGGCCGGCGGTAGGAGCATGGCGGCATCCCAGCCCCGCCGCAGCGTAGACCACAGCAGCGGAGAGACGTAGTAGAGCTGCATCAGTCCGGTGAGCGGCCACACGGTGAGCGACCGCCCTCGTCGGAAGGGGGCACCGGAGGGATGGTGATTCACCCGTCCAGCAAAGCATGAATGACGCTGCTGAATGGCTGTCGCCGGTCCTTTACTGACCTTCGGCTACCTCAGATCCAGTCCATGGTCGAGGCAGCTCCAGCCCCTGGCAGCTGGAGGCGGCCTAGCCGGCTTGGGTGGGCTGGAGTCATGATCACGATCACAGAACTGACCAAGCGGTACGGCAGGGGGACACGCCAGGTCGTTGCCGTCGACCGCATCTCATTCGATGTCGCTCCGGGCACCGTCACCGGTTTTCTCGGGCCGAACGGGGCCGGGAAGTCCACCACCCTGCGGATCCTGTGTGGACTGGCGGACGCCACCAGCGGCTCGGCGCTCATCGGCGGCGTCTCATACCGCCAGCTCCCCAACCCTGGTCACACCGTCGGCGCGCTACTCGACGCC
The sequence above is drawn from the Arachnia rubra genome and encodes:
- a CDS encoding LuxR C-terminal-related transcriptional regulator; translation: MLTTFNTDDYVLRALKAGARGFLLKDTSPAEMLDAIRRAAAGEPVLSPQVAGQVIAAATAQERVDTAAKQNLDSLTTRERDVARLLAEGKSNQDIAHELYMSLATVKANITRIFLKLEVDNRVAAAMRIRDGGGIPKD
- a CDS encoding sensor histidine kinase, whose translation is MNHHPSGAPFRRGRSLTVWPLTGLMQLYYVSPLLWSTLRRGWDAAMLLPPACDVLSLALIAGRQSRHLAKLLVAAVVLRTMGPELNPALVILTAYLARWRPLPQALLSGTAAMLACAVEGFRGNWNQPVIVQATFLALGIVTATAVGHGIQQRQKTLAAEAAREEAARRADEARLEQVRLAERERIAREMHDVVAHRISLVAMASGALAYRDNMTPTEIREAAQLINDNAKRSLNELRLVLGTLRDSGSAPAPPQPGIEQVPILVAEARQAGQHIGLDVQADLAEVPSQVGRHGFHIVQESLTNARKHAPGAPVEVRVTGSRGEGLLIRVTNPLTGTPRGPGSRLGLVGLAERMELIGGRWSASERDGCCPSPIHQRSSCSPPSTPMTTCCVL